One window of the Nicotiana tabacum cultivar K326 chromosome 4, ASM71507v2, whole genome shotgun sequence genome contains the following:
- the LOC107782253 gene encoding NAC domain containing protein 50-like translates to MTTKSERRKCTTEFQPYNDQDLISYLQKFVCGMPIETDRIGHIDVYGNKKPCELFQDLLCSKEETSNDHVNYFFTQLKKKSASGKNYNRSITGGGSWKGRDTSKAVHDKEGSIIGLKKTFRFDEECSDHQRIVWNMKEYCLSDNILEVLRQRCQIRHEDYVLCSVERKVNLCKHSQDIPSEISSSALRYGGWPLYTELTKLPPLIDGPFESLTEEELAFFDNPDPGYPQAYEKAYFNFYSN, encoded by the coding sequence atgacGACGAAAAGCGAACGAAGAAAGTGTACAACGGAATTTCAGCCCTATAATGATCAAGATCTCATAAGCTATCTACAGAAATTCGTTTGCGGAATGCCAATTGAAACCGATCGTATTGGACATATAGATGTGTACGGTAACAAGAAGCCATGTGAATTATTCCAAGACTTATTATGTAGCAAAGAGGAGACGAGTAATGATCATGTAAACTATTTCTTTACTCAGTTGAAGAAAAAATCTGCCAGTGGTAAAAACTATAATAGGTCAATTACTGGAGGTGGCTCATGGAAAGGACGGGACACGAGTAAAGCGGTTCACGATAAGGAAGGATCAATTATAGGGTTGAAGAAAACTTTTCGTTTTGATGAAGAATGTAGTGATCATCAAAGAATCGTATGGAATATGAAAGAATATTGTCTTAGTGACAACATACTAGAGGTGTTAAGACAACGTTGTCAAATCCGACATGAAGACTATGTTCTATGTAGCGTTGAGAGGAAGGTTAATTTGTGTAAACATTCTCAGGATATCCCTTCGGAGATATCTTCTTCAGCACTGAGATATGGTGGTTGGCCGTTGTATACTGAACTAACTAAATTGCCACCATTAATTGATGGACCGTTTGAGTCATTGACTGAAGAAGAATTGGCTTTCTTTGATAATCCTGATCCTGGATATCCACAGGCTTATGAGAAggcttattttaatttttatagcaaTTAG